A window from Micromonospora terminaliae encodes these proteins:
- a CDS encoding DUF2267 domain-containing protein, with protein MAEQMISAFESSLDKTNVMLKEIESAYGWPKEQRNQSYAAMRTVLHLLRDRMPVGQSVEFAQQLPVLLRGVYFDGWQPENVPIKLNREDFLYEVRQGFPYDVEGGTERVVQVVLDTLRKHVTQGEWEDVKSAMPKDLGRMIP; from the coding sequence ATGGCTGAGCAGATGATTTCCGCGTTCGAGTCCTCGCTGGACAAGACCAACGTGATGCTCAAGGAGATCGAGTCGGCGTACGGCTGGCCGAAGGAGCAGCGCAACCAGTCCTACGCGGCGATGCGCACGGTGCTGCACCTGCTGCGGGACCGGATGCCGGTGGGGCAGAGCGTCGAGTTCGCCCAGCAGTTGCCGGTGCTGCTGCGGGGCGTCTACTTCGACGGGTGGCAGCCGGAGAACGTGCCGATCAAGCTGAACCGCGAGGACTTCCTCTACGAGGTCCGCCAGGGCTTCCCGTACGACGTGGAGGGCGGTACCGAGCGGGTGGTGCAGGTGGTGCTGGACACCCTGCGCAAGCACGTGACCCAGGGCGAATGGGAGGACGTCAAGTCGGCGATGCCGAAGGACCTGGGTCGGATGATCCCGTGA